In a genomic window of Feifania hominis:
- a CDS encoding gamma-glutamyl-gamma-aminobutyrate hydrolase family protein — MKPVIGIPTFVDEAEKYNKCSLYEDYPNAIVAAGGLPLLLHQHDCEENLLQMIRLLDGLFIPGGADIHPSFYGQEPARGCSACSMARDVFELALVSLARERGLPLFGVCRGMQLFNVALGGTLYQDLPTELPESLAHWQPGEPYDLHHGISIEPGSRMERLFGGEKSLVNSTHHQAIKALGQGLRVTARAADGVIEAIEGTQGAYLHAVQFHPERRVSRDGACLALFEDFVHACQS, encoded by the coding sequence TTGAAACCGGTCATTGGAATTCCCACTTTTGTAGATGAGGCGGAAAAATACAACAAGTGTTCTCTCTATGAGGACTATCCGAATGCGATCGTTGCAGCGGGCGGACTTCCTCTGCTGCTTCATCAGCACGACTGTGAGGAGAATCTCCTTCAGATGATCAGGCTTCTCGACGGTCTCTTCATCCCGGGCGGGGCGGATATTCACCCCTCTTTCTACGGGCAGGAACCGGCTCGCGGCTGCAGTGCCTGCTCCATGGCGCGCGACGTGTTTGAGCTTGCGCTGGTCAGTCTCGCCCGCGAGCGGGGTCTGCCGCTCTTCGGCGTCTGCCGCGGGATGCAGCTTTTCAATGTCGCGCTCGGCGGCACCCTCTATCAAGATCTTCCGACAGAGCTTCCCGAGTCTCTCGCCCACTGGCAGCCCGGTGAGCCCTATGACCTGCACCACGGCATTTCCATCGAACCCGGCAGCCGAATGGAACGGCTGTTTGGCGGCGAAAAGTCGCTTGTCAATTCTACCCACCACCAGGCGATCAAAGCGCTCGGTCAGGGGCTCCGTGTCACGGCTCGAGCCGCCGACGGCGTCATCGAGGCTATCGAAGGGACACAGGGCGCCTATCTGCATGCTGTACAGTTTCACCCCGAGCGGCGCGTGTCTCGCGACGGCGCCTGTCTCGCTCTGTTTGAAGATTTCGTCCATGCCTGCCAAAGCTAG
- a CDS encoding MATE family efflux transporter — protein sequence MVNDMTSGKPLGLILRFTIPMLVGAVFQQLYNVIDMLIVGNFDGSRALAAIGTTGNATFFLLSFTMGLTTAFSAVIAQYFGAGNEKMVRRTMVSSCYITAVCAVLLSLAGIFGARPLMILMQTPAEILDSASLYLQICIGASVGQLTYNAAAAILRSVGDSRTPLLFLILSSVLNILLDLIFVLVFRMGVAGVAIATVLSQIISATLCVVTIWRRFPIFRARGREWRPDFHSIGQIARIGIPMSLSSVLLSIGDMTVSGVVNTFGTDVVAAHSTSYRIQNFATMIYFTIAEAFAVYAGQNLGAQKFDRIREGHRKVAGIVTGLCVAAAGILFVFGDRLIRLFISDADAHIEDIVPLARMNLNISAAFFVFLGLIWLYNYMLQGMGDVRVPLLSGIVELVAKIGLSVLFGILWGYHGVCYAVPIGWALGLIPSAIRYHSGSWKKLSTKIVGSESPA from the coding sequence ATGGTCAACGACATGACGTCCGGCAAGCCGCTCGGGCTCATTCTGCGTTTCACCATCCCCATGCTGGTGGGCGCCGTGTTTCAGCAGCTCTACAATGTGATCGACATGCTCATCGTGGGCAATTTTGACGGCTCGCGCGCGCTTGCGGCAATCGGTACGACGGGCAACGCGACCTTTTTCCTGCTCTCGTTCACCATGGGGCTGACCACCGCCTTTTCGGCCGTTATCGCGCAGTACTTCGGCGCCGGAAACGAGAAGATGGTGCGCCGCACGATGGTAAGTTCCTGTTACATCACTGCGGTCTGCGCGGTTCTGCTGTCCCTTGCCGGCATCTTCGGCGCGCGGCCGCTGATGATTCTGATGCAGACGCCGGCCGAGATTCTCGACAGCGCCTCGCTCTATCTTCAGATCTGCATCGGCGCGAGCGTGGGCCAGCTCACCTACAATGCGGCCGCCGCCATCCTCCGCTCGGTCGGCGACAGCCGCACGCCGCTGCTGTTTCTCATTCTCTCGTCGGTGCTCAACATTCTGCTCGATCTGATCTTCGTGCTGGTCTTTCGCATGGGGGTCGCCGGCGTCGCGATCGCAACGGTGCTCTCGCAGATCATCTCGGCGACGTTGTGCGTCGTCACCATCTGGCGGCGCTTCCCGATCTTTCGCGCCCGCGGGCGCGAGTGGCGCCCCGACTTTCACAGCATCGGGCAGATTGCGCGCATCGGCATTCCCATGAGCCTTTCAAGCGTCCTGCTCTCCATCGGTGATATGACGGTGTCCGGCGTCGTCAACACATTTGGTACAGATGTGGTGGCCGCTCACTCCACAAGCTACCGCATTCAAAACTTCGCAACCATGATCTACTTCACCATTGCCGAGGCCTTTGCAGTCTACGCCGGGCAGAATCTCGGTGCCCAGAAATTTGACCGCATCAGAGAGGGGCACCGCAAAGTGGCGGGCATCGTGACCGGTCTCTGCGTTGCCGCGGCCGGCATTCTGTTTGTCTTCGGCGACCGGCTCATCCGCCTGTTCATCTCGGATGCCGACGCCCACATTGAGGACATTGTCCCTCTGGCGCGAATGAATCTGAACATCTCAGCCGCCTTTTTCGTCTTTCTGGGGCTCATCTGGCTTTACAACTACATGCTCCAGGGCATGGGCGACGTCAGAGTGCCGCTTCTGTCGGGTATCGTGGAACTGGTGGCCAAGATCGGGCTGTCTGTTCTGTTCGGCATCCTCTGGGGCTATCACGGGGTCTGCTACGCCGTTCCCATCGGCTGGGCGCTCGGCCTCATACCGTCGGCCATTCGCTACCACTCGGGCAGTTGGAAAAAGCTCTCGACCAAAATCGTAGGCAGCGAGAGCCCCGCATAA